Part of the Candidatus Palauibacter australiensis genome, GTCCCGACGCCGCAAGGCGCCGACGCCGCCGCGCCGCCCGTCACGCGCGAGGCGATCGCCACGGCCGACCGGGTCGTCCTCAAGGTGGGGACGGGCGTCGTCACGCACGACGATGGGACGATCGCCCTCTCTCGCCTCTTCCGCGTGGTGGAGAGCGCGAGCCGCCTGCGGCGGGAGGGGCGGGAGGTCCTCATCGTGACTTCGGGAGCGGTGGGACTCGGACGCGTCGCCCTCCAGCTCCCCGAACCGCCCGCGACGGCCGCGCTGAAGCAGACATGCGCCGCGATCGGACAGAGCCGGCTCATGGAACTCTACCAGCAGGGGTTCGCCCGGCTCGGCGTCACCTGCGCGCAGATCCTCATCACGTGGACGGACTTCGATGACCGGGTGCGCTACCTGAACCTGCACGAGACGCTGCAGAGTCTCTTCCGGCTCGGCGTCGTGCCCGTCGTAAACGAGAACGACGCCATCTCGCTGAACGACCGCGTGTACCGGGGGACCGGCAAGCGGCCGATCTTCGACGACAACGACCGGCTCGGGGCGCTGGTCGCGAGCGAACTGGCGGCGGATCTGATCGTGCTCCTCACGGACGTGCCGGGGGTCATGACGGCCGACCCCAGGCGCGACCCGGAGGCGCGGCTGGTCGGCCGCATCGACCGGCCGGACGAGCACGGACTCGACGTGGACGGGCGTTCCGGGCTCGGCCGGGGCGGCATGGCGAGCAAGCTGGAGGCGGCCCGGGTCGCGTCGCGCGGAGGGTGCCACACCGTCATCGCGTCGGGCGTCGATCCGGGCGCGCTCGA contains:
- the proB gene encoding glutamate 5-kinase, which encodes MSQLQPVPTPQGADAAAPPVTREAIATADRVVLKVGTGVVTHDDGTIALSRLFRVVESASRLRREGREVLIVTSGAVGLGRVALQLPEPPATAALKQTCAAIGQSRLMELYQQGFARLGVTCAQILITWTDFDDRVRYLNLHETLQSLFRLGVVPVVNENDAISLNDRVYRGTGKRPIFDDNDRLGALVASELAADLIVLLTDVPGVMTADPRRDPEARLVGRIDRPDEHGLDVDGRSGLGRGGMASKLEAARVASRGGCHTVIASGVDPGALDRVLAGEEEGTWIPPRAALSSRSRWIAYCSHPRGTLVLAEGGAERLRGGESLRAADVGQAEGEFRRGDVVEVRALDGSLVGRGVVALDSRLVLQATSHKAGAGVQVVGREHLILKES